The Strigops habroptila isolate Jane chromosome 13 unlocalized genomic scaffold, bStrHab1.2.pri S16, whole genome shotgun sequence genomic interval caaaaccagTAAAATGGGAATCATATCTTGGCTCTAGATCTGCACTTAATGCTGAAACATCAAGTACTTTCATCTAAAAAAACAAGAACAGCTGAGTTCCTCAAAGCATGTTGTTGCTTGTAtaacctttttgttttataatatCTGAAGCACAGCGATTAGAGGGAACACTAGCTGAAATTAAAGTGCAATTTATCCACAACTGACTGCCCTAATATTCCTGGCTCTAATTCCACCTCGGAATCGGCTAACACAGACCTCTAACACATTGAAACAACTTTGCCAGTGACGACCCTTCTAACTTCTGCAAACTcttatgaaaaaggaaacagataCAGACCACAATAGGAACATAGTCATgtcacccccccaaaaaaaagcctGAGCCAGCAACTGgacttcttcctcttccagaagCATTCAGACAGGTTTCTGAAACTCAGGCCAAAGAGCAGCCCTAACTTCCACTGTGAGGATCAAAACATTCAGAATAAAAGGGCttaataacagaaaataagcattttacTGCTGTAAATGACAGAAGTATTTGCAACTAACATCTGGCACACGATATAAAAAATACTACAttgaaagggaaggaaaaatgtttattgAACAATTCCTTTTTATTAAGATTATACTCCAGTGACTGAGTATTTGGCTAGTGGCTGGGAGAGGCTTTATAATGCAGGCTGATAGACTGTAGGTTTATGAACAGAAAGCTAAACGCAGGACTTACCTAGACAAGTTCTGCCAGGAATATTATTTCCTACAGAAGTTGCTCTCTATGTTTCAGCTTATGCACACAGATTTGCTGAACCTTACAGCGAGTTCATACAGAGAGACTGTTTACTTAGACACTCAACTGTGTTATTCCTGTACTTAGAAGCTGTCAGATACTTAATTTTAGTAAGTAATCTATTAAACAAAGCAGTAAAGTTGTATTTTACAGCACTGGACAGTCTGTTCTGTCCTTTGACCTCAGTCTCTTTAGCGGTGGTGCCAAAATGGCTATTCACATGCTGCCTGAAAAAATGACTCATGCTCTGAATCTTGGTTTGCAGAATTTAACCACCACAGCAGTTTGAAGAGCAAGCGGCAAAACGCAAACACACAGTGCTGGTACGTGTAGCCTATCTTTTATTGCTGGTGGTACTGTAGCAGTTATAATTCCTTGCAAAATGctgaatgaaatgcaaagaTTGGCTGTGCACTTACCTCATTTAACATGCAAGAAGTTTGTCTCCTAAGATCTTTCCTAGGACAGATACAGTGCATTTCCGAACATGAGTTTAGGAACTAAACATAAGGCCTCTTTTATACCCTTAGAGCACATTAACTTCTAAACAGCTTTTAACTCCTGGTCTCCCAGCACGTTACAAGCACCCGCAAATCTGTGGCGTAAATGCAGACACTTGAAAAGTTTCACTGTTCTGAATTAAACACTGGGACCAATCCCTTATTCCTGTGCTTTGCCAATACACTTTGAAAGATTATGTAAGATCGTATTTAATATATTAAGAATTCAGGCTGGTTTTCTGTACTAGATCCAAGCATCTGAGAGCTTACAATATGTGCCACAAGCTGAGAAACAAGTACAATGATAAAACATATATGAAGTCTAGCTATAAAAGTCATTTGACAAAGGTGTATTTAGGATGTGTAACATGGCTCTCCAAAGCCTaagactgaaaaagaaggaTGAGCTCTAATGCTGCTGAGCACTCAGATTTTACACAGGAGCCCGTCAGAACTTGCTGTTGAAAACAGTAACTTTTGAAACAGTAACGGTTGAAAACCAGCCATGAGTAAAACCCAAAACAGTGAGGAATGCAGGTAGCTTTATTCATATCCTTGTTTGTGTTCACGCAGTTGTGGGTATTCTCCTGCGCCGGGATCTCCACGTGCTGAACGTGGCACCACCTGGGGCAGTTCTACGGGCACGGAGACAATTAAATCCCACAGAGGACCCATTTAACCGTTCCTGAAAGCGACCCCCCCCGCCGCCCTCTCCCAGCTTGGGGCCGGGCGCGTCCTCACCGGCGGCCTCCCGCGGCCAATAGCGCCGGCACCAGCACAGCGGAGCGCGGTCGGTCGCCACATTCCCGCCCTTTTCTCGCTGAGGCACGAGGACGTGGTTGTCTCGGCCGTTATTTTTGGCGGGCTTCACCTCAGCCGCATCCTTCGGGCTGCAGCGGGGGCTTCAGACTCCTTTACCctgtggctggtgctgctgtgggctCTCACGCTGGTATGTCCTGCTCTCCTTCCTGAGGTTACTGTTTTCTACAGCTTTAGCTCTGGGTTTTGGTTGCTTCTCTTGAAGAGAGGACAGAAGGCAAAGCGATACAGTCTAAAATCCTGTGCAACAGCAGATCTGGCTTCATAAGCTGAAAGGTCAAGTTTATCGGGCTTTGTTTTACAAGTGTGTCACTTGCTGGTGGCCATTAGGCTGCAGAGTGCTAGCAGTACAGTTTAAATTGAACAGAATTAactagaagctgctctgatATTGTCGCACATGTAATTGACATAAGCCAATTACAAATACAATGCATTTCTGAAccctaacagaaaaaaaggtgtgaaTTGCTCCATTAGTCTAGTTGTAGTAGATACTTGTGCTTCATTCTTATCAACATCTTTAACAGTTGCATATGATTAACTGCCAGATCAAAATAAGTGTAGAGATGTCTTACTTATACACACAAGTATGAGGTGTTATTCATATGATGCTACAGGCAATATGCACCAGTAACTAGCTTTGATAGAATAGCAACTAATGCTGCCCAACACCCTGTGTAGTGTCCTCGATGTACACAGTAATACATAGACATTTACTACAATATATACTACTataaataatcagaaaacaaatatgtCAAACTACCTGTATCTAGTATGCTGTGTTCATATTTGGCTGATAATAAGGGGTTTTGACttgtgaagtattttatataaaacaaaattgtttcAATGTTTTACGTTTGTACCATGAAGTACTGAGAAGTTTATTTATTGAAGTGTGATACTAATTTTTCACAGAATAGTTGAATCAGCTTTTATTCAAAGCCGTCACACTTTGCAGCGAGGTATAAGTACGCGTTTTCTATTAGTGTTCTCTTTTCAGGACTTAAAAAACATTCCTTGTATTTGAATGTATATGTACGTCTAAATTCAGAAGTGAATCCAGTATTTTTACAGCATATAAAGGAGAGAATACAACTTTTACTTCAAAAATGTAGTAATTTGAGCCCTTAATCTGCGAAGAGCGATTGCATGTTATCTGTGTACCTGTGGATCTTCTAAATTCAGTACAATTGGGTACACAGAGAGTTAAGAGAAACTGACATCAAACCACATAAAATTTGGGTGTTACAACATGAATTAGTTTACTTTGCTTATCTAACTTCCATACACCAAATTCAGAGTAATCAAGACACTGTTGCCTATTaagacagagaagagaaatgaaaaggagtCTAGCTGACACTTCAACTCGGAGCACAGCAGGTACTAACCATTGTTTTGTGCTTTACCATTCATGCCTCATTGGgcttatatatacatatatatatatatgttacaCATACATGCAATATTCATCGAGGCTATACAGTATTCAGTCCTAGATCCCCACTTCCCAAGTGGACTTGCATGGGTTATGTGTTTTATTGCAGCACAGGGCAAGATGTAGAATGGGGGCAGGGCACTGGTCACTGAGGGAAATGTTTCATTCGCAGGATTATCTGCAGGACAAAGGGTTGGGAATATGAAATCTGTTAATATGCTGCATATAAAGTGGCTGGTCTGTTACGTGTTTATGAAATTAATTCCTATGGGGgatttaaaataagtaatttatttacatattttaaatgtagatTGTGTATCCTTTTGCTATTGATATagtattattttacttttaggTTATCTGCCTGTACCTCTCTTCAATCAGAAGAAACGAAATAGACAGCCCCTCACTTCAAATCCACTTAAAAATGAGCCAGGAACCAATTCTGGGACTCGTACTTATGACTTTTCTCCCACATCATTTGGTAAATAAgataccttctttttttttattggcaCTACATCCAAATAGAGCTTAACTAtgattgtattttattaaattagGCATTGTCTTTATCGAGAACTATATGCATCCTTTATGTTTATCTCTGAAAAGTTCATTATGTAAAAAATGTCCTCCAGGaaatttctttctcctctaTACAATTGAGCCTTTTATACTTTGTGCCTAGAGGGAGTTTGACTCTGTGTGTTAGAGAATGAAGTAGCACTGGCATTTAAATAGAGTCTCTTGAAACTCTgaccttttgttttcagttgatTTCAATCAACATTCAAGTCCTGTGTtacaagaagaaacatttataaGATGTCTTTCTTGTAATTCAGAAGAGAACTTGTTCTTCAAATTGTGCTGGGAAAGAATCATGCAGAATTCTGCCTTTAGtactttaattacattttgcatataataaaataaaaaagtttacTTATAATAAAGTAGGAATCTCTGTGCTAGTAAGTTTAATGTCTGTAACTTAACCATTGTCTGGAGAAGCAACCTACTTGTTAGAAGTTGCAAATAATTACAGATATCAAAGGATCACATTCCCCATTTGTGGAACATTAAGCAGATGAAGAGTAGTACTTTCCAATCTTTTGAATTTGTATCCATATTCAGTCTTTTGCCTTTTCATAATTAGGCTGGGGATCTGCAAACCCAGAAGTGGCTGAATTACAGAAAGCAGCGAATAGTGGGTATGTAAAAGCAGATTATTTGTTGCATATTGATATTTATTTGGGTACTAATTGTTTCACAAACTATCATCCATGTGTCTCTTACAATAAAGCTGCTACTGTGTCACTGATACTTTAAACTTATCTTTGAAAGCCAAACAGAACATGCGATGGCTCCTTCCCTTATGAAACCACCAAATGCATCAAAGTCTTATTTAGCAAATGCTGGAAAAAACCTGTATGCCTGCAGGTTGGTGGCGTCTTAAATTTTTATTATCCTTCCTTAACCAAAATTATTCTCATGTGAAAATATATCTTAGATTTTTCCACATTATTGTAGCATTGAGAGAGACCCTTTCAATTCTCAGATCATTGCTGTAGTCCTAAATAATTATATTGTGCTTACAAGCAAAAACCCACAGCAATCCAGTATCTTTCCAGTATACCTAATGAAGCCTATTAATGAGACCTAATATCTAGCCTTATTGTCAGGCCTAAAATTCAGTCTTGCCGTAAAAGTTGATTGAATTTTGCTGGTCTAGATGTATTTTTTTGAGATGCCCTTTTCCTTAAAGTTTTGCCCAGTTTTCAATTTTATCAACAGATTCAAATAAGTTTCTATCAGTGTACATTAGGGCAATTTTATATCAAAACATTTAATCAAAACTGGATATGATTTTGAACTCTGTGCTTTTACAAATCAAGGAAAAGCTTGCAGATTCAGATGCATAGAACTGGCTGGAAAACTTCTAGCAAGGTTATAAttgtcctttttctctctttgtttcctcCTATTCCTTTCCAAtggcaaaaagagaaagaatgttTCAAGCAAGTGCCTTCAAAGGCAAAATGGAATGGAGGTGGAAGAAACTTCAGAGTGTTTTTATAAAGCAGTGTGTTAGAAATAATGAGTTTGTTGTAAAATGGTTTCTTCAGTGATAGTAATAGGAGAATTTGGAAATATCACTCTCGGAAGAAAgcttgcttattttattttagagttATGGAAAAAATGTGAATCTTAGGTCAGGAAAGATCCCTTGTACAGGGTGGGACGATAACTGAGCAAGCTTTTCAGGCATATGAATTCAGCTGGATTTAAGCAGAGGTGTGATCACTGCCCTCTATATGGGTAAATTTTAGTGTATCGTCAAGTGCTTTGAGTCTGAATACTTAACAGATGTTTCTAAAGCTAAACCAACAATATGTAAATTGTTTTAACAGACTTTAATTACATACCTGAGTACTTGAAATAGATATTGTGATACTGAACTACCTTACGTTGTACTGCAGggcagaagagaagactccCAATACTAAAGTTTGGAACAGAAATGAGTACAGTCCTTTAAGTAACACAAAAGATTCAAGACCTGAGAGTGGATTTATTCGGAAGTTTGAGAAGTTTTCAAATAGTGTGAAAACTGTCCAGCAGCAAAAACCCCCTGATAACCGTAATTCACCTCagcttctgaaaacagcagaaaccGGCCAAACATCTACATCTAAAGGCCAATGGCCAATGAAACCTAATGCTGTTTCAAGAAGTCTGCAGGATCATAGTCTGGCATATAAATTTACCCACAatattcagcaaaataaaatgaatgaaaaccaaTTTGACTGTGTTCCAGAAGACAAATGTCAGGTAAACTTATTCAGAGAGTTAATAGGAAGacacaatgaagaaaacagtaaagaaaaagaaaactgagggAAGATGAGGCTTTCATCAGCCCTAGTGCCTTAGAAAACCCTTACGTTTCTGAAAACTTAGAATTGAGATTTTCATACTATAGTAAATTGCAGTCCTCGGTGGGATCGTATAAATTGGTAGGGAGTTGTTTGTAGACTAATTTTAATGTAACTACTGGATTTTAAACATGATATTTAAATGTCCTTgtgccttttaaaatttgtgtgtgtatctccaacctgaattttcatcttcctctgaAAGGAATTTTCATCATCTCAAttaaaacttaaagaaaaaaagaattctttgcGAATCATATCTGCAGTCATTGAAAGTATGAGGCACTGGAGTCAATATGCTTATAAAACATCACTGTTATTTGAAGTTTTAGGTAAGCATGGAAGATTGTGCTATAACTGGTAATAATGGTAGGACAATAGCCAAGAGCAAATTTTATTAACTGTAGAAACAATAGACTAAATACTTAAACCCAAGAAATACTGGCCTGAGCACCCTCTAATTGTCCTGCTGGGAGATCCATTCAGCTATCAAAGGTAGCTAAAATAGGTACAAAATTAATAATATGGTCATTCCCCAACATTTAAGCTCTTTCTAGcctgttaattttctttccttgtttttagAATGTGTTACCataatttttcctatttaataGGAACCTTCTGTAGAGAGGTACagttttacagtaatttttaatacaattgATCTAGTCTGGAGCACTTCTAAACACAGATGGCTTTCAGTCTGTTTCACTTTGGCTTTAATTGATGTTATCTGAGAAATTAACATGACAAAAGACTGAAATGACTAAATCAACGTGACTAAGAATATACAATGTAATGGCATTCCAGAAAACTATTATTTTGACCAGGTTGCAAATGTTTAAAGTTGATTTGCATATGAAAAACTTAGAGACTTGTGTTGTGCTCTGCCTAACGAGGGAATAACCTGTTTACAGTGACAGTTACGAAAACCACATTCAGTCACACAGTTTAAAGAGACACATACAACTGTACTCCCCAAAGACTGTGTAAAGCACATAATACTGGAACTTCTAATGCTGTCAGCACAAGTTCTCCCAAAAAGCTGATGCTGACTTTATATCTCTTAGTGCTTTGATATGTAGATGCTGTCATGGTATCTTTGTGTATGATACTTGGTACTGCTCTGATGTTTAcatcatgatttattttttgctgcATGCTGCAGGCACCCTGGATTCTGCAGTCACACCTGGAGCATATGGGGCAAAGAACTTCCTTTTGAGGGATGGAAAGGAGAGTCTGCCTTGTGTATTTTATGAAATTGTAAGTATTCTATGTCTGTATGTTACACAGACACCACTGCTCTAATCCTTTTATGAGGCTAATAATAGGTTGTTCtgataaaacataaaattactATGTAAAAGGGAAGCTGGATGTTTATACCATCTTGTTCCCAACCTGATTTAGAGCAATAATCCAGTCACTATTCAGTCATCCTCAGACTTCTGTTTCAGCGAGAAAGGTGGGACTTCCAGTTCAGCTTCTAAGTAGTTGATAACAAAAAGCTGATTTGAATTCCGTCTATGATGGAATTTCGTTTGTGACagatattttgaaagcttttctgctaggtgatataattttttaatttgtttattatGCTTTTGATGAAGGACCGGGAGCTTCCGAGACTAATTAGAGGCCGAGTACACAGGTGCATGGGGAACTATGAtgcaaaaaagaacattttcaagtGCGTCTCTGTAAGACCAGCAACTATTCAAGAACAAAACACTTTCCAGGAATTTGTTAAAATTGCAGATGTTGAGATGACAGCGTATGTCAAAACAGTGATTGAAATTTAGAAGTCGGAAGGGTTGCCCAGAACCAATTTTCACTAATGATTACCAGTAAAGGCTGAATATCCTAAAGCATTTACCAACCCTAATATTGAAAATCTGATTAAATAATTCGAAAGAGCACTATGCTGTGTTACCCAACAAATGTTAGTAACAGTGTTTTGTTTCCACTACTACATTTCATAGCTTATCTTTCCCAGTTAAATATGCAATAACAGGGGGTTGTTAGCTAGTAGATTAGATTTTACTGGagaaattctgaattaaaatgtttaagcTTTGCAGTAGCGCAAGTGGCTTCGAAAAAGATCATCAATACTAATTCAGATTGCCATTGATTTTCATCATCTTCAATATTTAGAAATTCCTTCAATACCTATTTCAAGATTTTGACTATATCCTTCTTTGCAAAGTTCTCTTTGACTGCATGTTGcattaaagctgctttttggtAGGAAGAAGGTAGTCTATTCCACTTCAGTTCCAGCTAACAGATTCCCTTTCCTTTGCCGGCTTACAAGAACACGTGtaaaagcttttccagaaataaacataatagataatacagaaatacttcacAGGATGCAGCTGTATATATTAGGTATTCATATGGTTCCCGTTGATATGTTATCTGATTCATGggttttcttaaataaataatcagTATAACACCTGTATAAAACAGCCACAGACCCTGAAGCTGTAGGAAGATTGCCCAAGGACTCTGAGGAAGTTGGGgagaaataattatttgaacACAGAACTTCCTTGCCTTTGCCATAGCAACATCTTTCATGAGGGGTAGTCCATGTGCATGTTTTTGTCTCTTTGCCTTCAAACACTGACTTTTGTAGATtattcctgctgtttctttttccttttcccttagCTAGTTCCCTTACTTCGAAAGCTTTGTACCAGATCTATAGGGAATTGTAAAACAAAAGAGTTCTCAAGAAAACAGTGAACAGTGTGATAtctttttagatttattttattatacagTGTTGGCAATTggaaattcacatttaaaataattgaaatattgTATCCAACGAgtcaaatacagaaaacagtcaATATTCTAAAAAGGAGCCAGCTAGTCAACGCAGAAACACattaatggaaaatacagcttttagttacacttaaaaaattatgtatttagaATAAAACTTGAACCTGGTCCAGTAAATCATTTGACTTGTAACAGGAAAACGCTTTTACACAGTTTAACACGCAGAcagtctttatttaaaaaagtgaTCTGTCAGTGTTAGCATATGTGTGGTTAGCAACACTCCCCTTAAGGTTCCAGTTGAGGATTTAAAGTATGTGCTTTACTAACTGCTTAAGAATCACTTGTGTTATCATCTCTACCTTCTGTGCTAAGCTGGTTCTGAGCGTGGCTGGTTCAAGGGGAGTTTTGTCTATCCAGTTGTAGAGGTCATATACATATATTGgatttcctttaaatattataaaatattaaagaaagtTCCAGATGGAAGCATTAGCTTAACTCATAAAAGATGCAGAATATTACAGGATGTAAAGCTCAACGATATTCACAACAGAAGAAGCTGAGTTTTAAGAAGTAAAGGATTTGGTACAGCAGTGTTGTAACTTGTAAGACGCCACtgtaacagtaatttaaaaCTACAAAGGAAGCTGGAACTACGGGAACAGTCCTGCAAGCATCTGTGCGTGGCATCAGTGATGCAGTCCTACTGATTTTAGTTGTCTGATGGTTCCAGTTGTGCACATGTGACAGTTATGAGAGGAATAGGTCATTTGTGTCTGTTAGGTATATTATGGCTGttaataaaaatctaaaataatattACTTTCCATTAGTGTTTAGATCTTTGCAAAAAATTTTCTACTTTACACTAACAAATCACTTTTTCTAGTGAAACAGTAAGTGAACAGTCGTAAACATtacacaaaacagaaacccCCTACATAATACAGTTTATACACATCACTCAACATTTTCCAGTTGTTGGTTGattgttgttgggttttttttaaccatattGATCCTGTCTTGTATAATGGTTCTAGTGTAAAGGCACAGGTTGgttaggaaagaaaagcctgCATCTCTGTCTCTCTACTTTGCGgtgattattttctctttacatgTTGTTTGTTATTCCTCACTTTTCTGACTATTATATGAAAATTACCAATTTCAGCCGTTCATTAAAAAAAGCGACATTACTGAAAAGCACATTACTATACAAAGTGACTGAAATTTATTCTTCTTACTTTAGTGGCATTCCTTCAACCTATTTTGTTAAATACGTGGAAGATTTAATTCCTTAGTCACTGTGAGCAAACCCACATAGCTTGtgctctctctctttctcaatGTACTTAATTCCACACTGAAATCTCGCTTTCAAAGATGAGTCTTGGAACTTGCTACATTTACATGCAGGATTTGTTTTTAGAGTGCATAAAAATGTAACAACACACAATTGTCTTGGAAAACAATGCAACGTTCCATTGATGTTTAGAAGGGTGAGGAATGTAAACAAGGCTGCAGAAGTCTTTGACATTTATTAAAACACAGTGATTATTCTGTTCGAGTTTTCTTATACATCCTCAACGTGTCTCTGTCTGTCCCTACATGTACCCTTtccattcaaaaaaaaaaaaataaaaaattcaggaATCAGTTGGACTCAGCGAAGAATAATAAATTTGATCACTTGGTTTGTGCCAAAATACAAAACTAAGAAGTACAGCTCTGAATTAAATATAAtctatgtgattttttttttaaataaataatagaaaataaaatgagaatagAATTAGAattcaattttaatttaaatgaaaaacataacAGTGGGGTGAGATTAGAACccaatgtttcttttgcttaagGCAATCAAGTGCACTTATTTCAATGCTTGATAGTAATGAATTCACTGCTATTGTGGAAATCAGACTTCACAAAATTCACATACAAACTCATGAAATGTGGCCATTTGCAGGTTATTGACACAGCATCAGATTCTTATTAGTCATGTTCAGTAGCATTTCACTTCACTTTTGGGGTTGCTTTTACAATAATGGGCTCTTAATAGAATTGGAAATATTAGAATCTGGTTCATTCTGGCTTGATTTTCATTACATAAAAGGGCCATTGGGCATTTTCgtaaacagatttttcttttcagccttaAGAAACACataacaaaaccccaaatctccAGTTGTAATAgttcaaataattttgtaaaagTTCACCTAAATTATAatttaagaaatacagaaaacaaattcttaacattctttttccctgttaaaCTATTAAACCATTGTAAAGCCTTTGGAAGCAGTcagatctctctctctctctctgaaaaaaACTAATCTAAATTTTATGCAAGTCTTCATGAAGATGACTAAATCTTGAAGATTAGATCAGTAGTAAAAAGTGTGCTGATAACTTGCAATATGCAGGTGCTACTAATATACatagattaaaaagaaaccttttcttgTATACAATTCCTTTTAGATATTCAGCTTAATTTTAGGCCGTGGCTACTAGTAGGTGCTTTTTCactaatcaaaataattttaacaaaatatcaTTATTGACTTTAAAATTATCGGGTTCATAAAAGTTTTGACatttaataatatataaaaagtGAATTGAAGCTTTTAGAAGACAAGTTTGAGACACAAAAGAAACTGGGAGGTAGACAGATGTTTTGAGGATAAACAGATTGTTTTTGTCTAAGGCATTATGCCACTATATGTTTAGAGCAGTATAAAGGCTGCTGATTAATCTTCAATTCCAGAGTGTTCGCTGCTCATACTTACGGAAGACTATCAATGCACTTTTGGTCTTTGTGATTCTgaccttctcttccccatctccttttttctctttagcaaTAGCGCTAAATGGAAGTGCTATAATAATTTCTGCCCATTGCCTGTAGACAGGAATGTTCTGTTCttaaacagtaataaaatactataaaatagTAGGTATCGGAGTTGGAGATATGTGCTCTTTTGGTGCATATTTTGCAAAGAATGGTAAAAAGACAGACAACATGACCCCAACAATTGCCAGCATATACCCCCATCCAATCTGGCAGTCTCCTGCATAGTAGATGTCTGAATTCTCACAGAATCTCTTCACAGTAGCAGAGTTGAAACCAAAAGGGTAAACCAAAAGCCCAGAAGCCATTATGAAcactaaaggagaaaaaaaaaaaacaccagt includes:
- the SPATA22 gene encoding spermatogenesis-associated protein 22 — encoded protein: MKRSLADTSTRSTAGYLPVPLFNQKKRNRQPLTSNPLKNEPGTNSGTRTYDFSPTSFGWGSANPEVAELQKAANSGAEEKTPNTKVWNRNEYSPLSNTKDSRPESGFIRKFEKFSNSVKTVQQQKPPDNRNSPQLLKTAETGQTSTSKGQWPMKPNAVSRSLQDHSLAYKFTHNIQQNKMNENQFDCVPEDKCQEFSSSQLKLKEKKNSLRIISAVIESMRHWSQYAYKTSLLFEVLGTLDSAVTPGAYGAKNFLLRDGKESLPCVFYEIDRELPRLIRGRVHRCMGNYDAKKNIFKCVSVRPATIQEQNTFQEFVKIADVEMTAYVKTVIEI